The Gemmatimonadaceae bacterium genome has a segment encoding these proteins:
- a CDS encoding ABC transporter permease — MATVVLQPAGSDPAGHAPSRLRTFIAHVTFSARTAAEAVAHNKLRAGLTSLGILFGVASVIAMLAIGSGAEHEILEQMKLLGANNIVITPIVEQKEGKVDADPNSKKQTKRFTPGLSYLDAEAIRQTIPDVSSTSSEVVVNSVLTREGHSRSGKIVGVDSTYFDAMNLKLAEGARFDPKHFSAAAPVAVIGASVKSRFFTNVDPVGQTIKVGNEWLTVVGVLEDRKVSKETAEHLGIRDANLDVYVPLPTMLLRYRNRSEVTQEEMEAAANQNNSGGSADSSETDDQRAEKRNYHQLDKVIVQVDKSTAVTPVADVVRRMLQRRHNDVIDFEITVPELLLQQEQHTKNIFNIVLGAIASISLIVGGIGIMNIMLASILERIKEIGVRRAVGATQRDIGTQFLSEAVMISLAGGITGILLGAALAGAIERIAKIHTIVSPLSVVVAFGVSVAVGVVFGIVPAQRAAKADPIVCLRYE, encoded by the coding sequence GTGGCCACAGTCGTGTTGCAGCCGGCGGGGTCCGATCCCGCCGGCCACGCGCCCTCGCGCCTGCGCACGTTCATCGCGCACGTCACCTTCTCGGCGCGTACCGCCGCCGAGGCGGTGGCGCACAACAAGTTGCGCGCGGGACTCACGTCGCTCGGTATTCTCTTCGGCGTCGCGTCCGTGATCGCGATGCTCGCCATCGGCAGCGGCGCCGAGCACGAGATCCTCGAGCAGATGAAACTGCTCGGCGCGAACAACATCGTCATCACGCCGATCGTCGAGCAGAAGGAAGGCAAGGTCGACGCCGATCCGAACTCGAAGAAACAGACGAAACGCTTCACGCCGGGGTTGTCGTATCTCGACGCCGAAGCGATTCGCCAGACGATTCCCGACGTCTCGTCCACGAGCAGCGAAGTCGTGGTGAACAGCGTGCTGACGCGCGAAGGCCATTCGCGCTCGGGCAAGATCGTCGGCGTCGATTCCACGTACTTCGACGCGATGAATTTGAAGCTCGCCGAAGGGGCGCGTTTCGATCCCAAGCACTTCAGCGCCGCGGCGCCGGTCGCGGTGATTGGCGCCAGCGTCAAGTCGCGCTTCTTCACGAACGTCGATCCCGTCGGGCAAACGATCAAGGTCGGTAACGAGTGGCTGACGGTGGTCGGCGTGCTCGAGGACCGAAAGGTGTCGAAGGAGACGGCCGAGCACCTCGGCATTCGCGACGCGAATCTCGACGTGTACGTGCCGCTCCCGACGATGCTGCTGCGCTACCGCAATCGCTCCGAGGTCACGCAGGAAGAGATGGAAGCGGCGGCGAATCAGAACAACAGCGGCGGCAGCGCGGACTCGTCGGAAACCGACGACCAGCGGGCCGAGAAGCGGAACTATCACCAGCTCGACAAGGTGATCGTGCAGGTCGACAAGTCGACCGCCGTCACGCCCGTCGCCGACGTCGTGCGGCGCATGCTGCAACGCCGGCACAATGACGTGATCGACTTCGAGATCACGGTGCCCGAGCTGCTGCTGCAACAGGAGCAGCACACCAAGAACATCTTCAACATCGTCCTCGGTGCCATCGCGTCGATCTCGCTGATCGTCGGCGGCATCGGGATCATGAACATCATGCTGGCGTCGATCCTCGAGCGCATCAAGGAGATCGGCGTGCGGCGCGCGGTGGGTGCGACGCAGCGCGACATCGGTACACAGTTCCTGAGTGAAGCCGTGATGATCAGTCTCGCGGGCGGCATCACGGGCATTCTGCTCGGCGCGGCGCTGGCGGGCGCGATCGAGCGCATTGCGAAGATTCACACGATCGTGTCGCCGTTGTCGGTGGTCGTGGCGTTCGGCGTGTCGGTGGCGGTGGGCGTGGTGTTCGGGATCGTGCCGGCGCAGCGCGCGGCGAAGGCGGATCCGATCGTGTGTCTGCGGTACGAGTAA
- a CDS encoding HlyD family efflux transporter periplasmic adaptor subunit — protein MQHLRKRWLPVLLVALIVGGPIAWYKWPSTASAAEAALTAPVKQGNFKVAVTTTGELRARKFVQIQGPNSMPAQVYQSKITWMVPEGTVVKEGDKIADLDRAPAATRLSSVQLDLQKAQAEYTNASLDSTLNLAQAREDVRTAEYGLEEKKIAKEQAQYEAPTIKRQAEIDFEKAQRALDQSKRNLDTKTKQAVAKMSVAGAELGRQQNNLKTIQDVMGGFTINAPSPGMVIYVREWNGKKKGVGSQWNTWDPTVATLPDLSQMESQTYVNEVDVRKLAVGQSVVISLDADPTKKLNGKVTAVANVGEQRPNQDSKVFEVKIDVVQADTTLRPGMTTSNAIEISSVPNVLSVPLDAVVSDGGFSYVYKKDGRNVVKQMIETGAMNDNEIVVKKGLTKDDRVLLTVPTDKTGIKTVAIPGLKPAVSASQGDTAKSVTLPAKPTTPATPVPAATPAAKPKG, from the coding sequence ATGCAACACCTCCGCAAACGCTGGCTCCCCGTTCTGCTCGTCGCCTTGATCGTCGGCGGCCCCATTGCCTGGTACAAGTGGCCATCGACCGCATCGGCGGCAGAAGCGGCGCTCACCGCGCCCGTGAAACAGGGGAACTTCAAGGTCGCGGTCACCACCACCGGCGAGTTGCGCGCGCGAAAGTTCGTGCAAATCCAGGGGCCCAATTCCATGCCCGCGCAGGTCTACCAGTCCAAGATCACGTGGATGGTTCCTGAAGGCACGGTCGTGAAGGAAGGCGACAAGATCGCCGATCTCGATCGCGCGCCGGCAGCGACGCGCCTCTCCAGCGTGCAGCTCGACCTCCAGAAGGCACAGGCCGAGTACACCAACGCGTCGCTCGACTCCACGCTGAATCTCGCGCAGGCGCGCGAAGACGTGCGTACCGCGGAGTACGGCCTCGAGGAAAAGAAGATCGCGAAGGAGCAGGCGCAGTACGAGGCGCCGACCATCAAGCGTCAGGCGGAAATCGACTTCGAGAAGGCGCAGCGCGCGCTCGATCAGTCCAAGCGCAATCTCGACACGAAGACGAAGCAGGCCGTCGCGAAGATGTCGGTCGCGGGCGCCGAGCTCGGACGCCAGCAGAACAATCTCAAGACGATTCAGGACGTGATGGGCGGCTTCACGATCAACGCGCCGTCGCCCGGCATGGTCATTTACGTGCGCGAATGGAACGGCAAGAAGAAGGGCGTCGGCTCGCAGTGGAACACCTGGGACCCGACGGTCGCCACGCTGCCCGACCTCTCGCAGATGGAATCGCAGACCTACGTGAACGAAGTCGACGTGCGGAAGCTCGCCGTGGGCCAGTCCGTCGTCATCTCGCTCGACGCCGATCCGACGAAGAAGCTGAACGGCAAGGTCACCGCGGTCGCGAACGTCGGCGAACAGCGGCCGAATCAGGATTCAAAGGTCTTTGAAGTGAAGATCGACGTCGTGCAGGCCGATACGACGCTGCGCCCCGGCATGACGACGTCGAACGCGATCGAGATCTCGTCGGTGCCGAACGTGTTGTCGGTCCCGCTCGACGCCGTGGTCTCTGACGGCGGCTTTTCCTACGTCTACAAGAAGGATGGCCGCAACGTCGTCAAGCAGATGATCGAGACCGGCGCGATGAACGACAACGAGATCGTCGTCAAGAAGGGGTTGACGAAGGACGATCGCGTGCTGCTCACCGTGCCCACCGACAAGACCGGCATCAAGACGGTCGCGATTCCGGGACTCAAGCCCGCGGTGTCTGCATCGCAGGGCGACACCGCGAAGTCCGTGACGTTGCCGGCGAAGCCGACGACACCGGCGACACCGGTGCCAGCGGCGACGCCGGCCGCCAAGCCGAAGGGCTGA
- a CDS encoding M28 family peptidase, whose protein sequence is MNRRFVPFAFLLTGGFASFAGFTACAGSGSSAMSSSAAPAASRVPGAVWPDEGPATWTPRPTETAITANDLRTRLYQFADDSMQGRKIGEPGNLKGTDYIASEFRRLGLKPGGEHGTYFQILPYGPASFDANASRLMASGQPLAARTDWVPVAPTATNGIGASANFNNVPTVFGGRWGDTSAHLDASQVRGKVVVFTATAAAAGLGGGRGMARVVRCDSVPDKFGAAAAARVEAEQRADSMARGGRGGGRGGRGAGLAARDTRAQEAGAAGVLLVAIDTNRMTRIGVNTAFSPRMIMQVTPAAGSLGAAAITPATAERLFGRPVNELQLGASGAPVSGSWNYSWHISPTPGRNVIAILPGSDPKLAGEYVLVGAHNDHVGVNATAVDHDSLRAVNMITRRQGANDPACRPTAEQEHEIDSLIARARGIRPPRRDSIMNGADDDGSGTVILLEVAEKFAKEKPARSIIFISHEGEEAGLLGSRWFTDHPTIPLDSIDAALNMDMESKGRADQVINGGPNSIQTLGSRRLSREFGEIIDSIATHSTTNPIAIDHTWDVPANPMNRFCRSDQVNYVHHDVPVTYFSTGYAEDYHQATDEPRYADYDHMAKIGNFIHDIMWTIAERPNRVAITGADPSYPACR, encoded by the coding sequence GTGAACCGTCGCTTTGTTCCGTTTGCTTTTCTTTTGACCGGCGGCTTCGCCAGCTTCGCCGGCTTCACCGCGTGCGCCGGAAGCGGCAGCAGCGCCATGTCGAGCAGCGCCGCGCCGGCCGCATCGCGCGTGCCTGGCGCCGTGTGGCCCGACGAGGGACCGGCGACGTGGACGCCTCGTCCGACCGAGACCGCGATCACCGCGAACGATCTGCGTACGCGTCTGTACCAGTTCGCCGACGATTCGATGCAGGGCCGCAAGATCGGCGAGCCCGGAAACCTCAAAGGCACCGACTACATCGCGTCCGAGTTTCGACGTCTCGGGCTCAAGCCGGGCGGCGAGCATGGAACGTACTTTCAAATTCTCCCTTACGGACCCGCCTCATTCGACGCAAACGCATCGCGCTTGATGGCGAGTGGTCAGCCGCTGGCCGCGCGGACGGATTGGGTGCCCGTTGCGCCGACGGCGACGAATGGCATCGGCGCGAGCGCAAACTTCAACAACGTGCCGACGGTGTTCGGCGGTCGTTGGGGCGATACGAGCGCGCATCTCGATGCGTCGCAGGTGCGCGGGAAGGTGGTCGTCTTCACGGCCACGGCTGCCGCGGCGGGACTTGGCGGCGGTCGCGGGATGGCGCGCGTCGTTCGTTGTGATTCCGTCCCCGACAAGTTCGGCGCGGCGGCGGCGGCTCGCGTCGAGGCGGAGCAGCGTGCGGACAGCATGGCGCGGGGCGGACGTGGTGGTGGACGCGGCGGACGCGGTGCTGGACTCGCGGCGCGCGACACACGCGCGCAGGAGGCGGGAGCGGCGGGTGTGCTGCTCGTCGCGATCGACACGAACCGCATGACGCGCATCGGCGTCAACACTGCATTCTCGCCGCGCATGATCATGCAGGTCACACCCGCCGCCGGGTCACTCGGCGCCGCGGCGATCACCCCTGCCACCGCCGAGCGTTTGTTCGGCCGTCCCGTGAACGAGCTCCAGCTAGGCGCGAGCGGCGCGCCGGTGAGCGGATCGTGGAATTATTCGTGGCACATCTCGCCGACACCGGGACGCAACGTCATCGCGATTCTGCCCGGCAGCGATCCCAAGCTCGCCGGCGAGTACGTGCTCGTCGGCGCGCACAACGATCACGTCGGCGTGAACGCCACCGCGGTCGATCATGATTCGCTCCGCGCGGTCAACATGATCACACGCCGCCAGGGCGCGAACGATCCGGCCTGTCGTCCCACGGCCGAGCAGGAGCATGAGATCGATTCGCTCATCGCGCGCGCGCGCGGCATCCGTCCGCCGCGCCGCGATTCGATCATGAACGGCGCCGACGACGATGGCTCGGGCACGGTGATTCTGCTCGAGGTCGCGGAGAAGTTCGCGAAGGAGAAGCCCGCGCGCTCGATCATCTTCATCTCGCACGAAGGCGAGGAAGCGGGGCTGCTCGGCTCGCGCTGGTTCACCGATCATCCGACCATCCCGCTCGACTCGATCGATGCGGCGCTCAACATGGACATGGAGTCGAAGGGCCGCGCGGATCAGGTGATCAACGGCGGACCGAATTCCATTCAGACGCTCGGCTCGCGCCGCCTGTCGCGCGAGTTCGGCGAGATCATCGATTCGATCGCGACGCACAGCACGACGAATCCGATCGCGATCGATCACACGTGGGACGTGCCGGCGAATCCGATGAATCGGTTCTGCCGCAGCGATCAAGTGAACTACGTCCATCACGACGTGCCGGTGACGTATTTCTCGACGGGGTACGCCGAGGACTATCACCAGGCGACGGATGAGCCGCGGTACGCGGATTACGATCACATGGCGAAGATCGGGAATTTCATTCACGACATCATGTGGACGATCGCGGAGCGGCCGAACCGGGTGGCGATCACCGGGGCGGATCCATCGTATCCGGCGTGTAGGTAA
- a CDS encoding formate--tetrahydrofolate ligase: protein MTTTAFRSDIEIAQRVKMRPIEDVAAELGLGRDELDFYGKYKAKIPLDIAARPVRGRLVVVTSTNPTPAGEGKSTVSVGLAQALRRMGKKVALCIREPSLGPVFGVKGGAAGGGYSQVVPMDDINLHFTGDFHAISSAHALLAALLDNHLQQGNSLNIDPRRITWPRTIDMNDRALRNCIIGLGGPGDGVVREDHFVIIPASEIMAIVALSTSTQDLEERLARIIVGATAGKDKRPVTAGELRATGAMALLLKDAMRPNLVQTLEGGPAFVHAGPFGNIAHGCNSILATRSALALADIVVTEAGFGSDLGAEKFFDIKCRMGGLNPEAAVIVATVRSLKMHGGADKKHLGTEDLRALEAGLPNLEKHIENVRHFGVPAVVSINRRNTDTDAEVRIIHDFVKRLGLPVAITDVFAQGGEGGEALGGELLALLEKKSSEFRPLYPTNLPIKEKIDIIVKQIYGGDGADYSPEADRAITYIESIGLGNTPVCMAKTQYSLSDDPTKLGRPRGFRIEVNVVRPSAGAGFVVAECGDIMTMPGLPKEPAAERMARLPSGEIVGLF, encoded by the coding sequence ATGACCACGACAGCCTTCCGCTCCGACATCGAAATCGCACAACGCGTGAAGATGCGCCCCATCGAGGACGTCGCGGCCGAGCTTGGACTCGGCCGCGATGAGCTCGACTTCTACGGCAAGTACAAGGCGAAGATTCCGCTCGATATCGCGGCGCGTCCGGTACGGGGGAGGCTCGTCGTCGTGACGTCGACGAATCCGACGCCCGCCGGCGAAGGCAAGAGCACCGTCTCCGTCGGCCTCGCGCAAGCGTTGCGGCGCATGGGAAAGAAAGTCGCGTTGTGCATTCGCGAGCCCAGCCTCGGACCCGTCTTCGGCGTGAAGGGCGGCGCCGCCGGCGGCGGCTATTCGCAGGTGGTGCCGATGGACGACATCAACCTGCACTTCACCGGCGACTTCCACGCGATTTCGAGCGCGCACGCGCTGCTCGCCGCGCTGCTCGACAATCATTTGCAGCAAGGCAACTCGCTCAACATCGATCCGCGCCGCATCACGTGGCCGCGCACGATCGACATGAACGATCGCGCGCTGCGCAATTGCATCATCGGCCTGGGTGGCCCGGGCGACGGTGTGGTGCGCGAAGACCACTTCGTCATCATTCCGGCGAGCGAGATCATGGCAATCGTCGCGCTGTCGACGAGCACGCAGGATCTCGAGGAGCGATTGGCGCGCATCATCGTCGGCGCGACGGCCGGAAAGGACAAGCGTCCCGTCACCGCGGGCGAGCTGCGCGCGACCGGCGCAATGGCGCTGCTGCTCAAGGACGCAATGCGGCCGAATCTCGTGCAGACGCTCGAGGGCGGCCCGGCCTTCGTTCACGCCGGCCCGTTCGGCAACATCGCGCACGGCTGCAACAGCATTCTGGCGACGCGATCGGCGCTCGCGCTCGCCGACATCGTCGTCACCGAGGCGGGTTTCGGCTCCGATCTCGGCGCAGAAAAGTTCTTTGATATCAAATGTCGAATGGGTGGGCTGAATCCCGAGGCGGCGGTGATCGTCGCGACGGTACGGTCGCTCAAGATGCACGGCGGCGCGGACAAGAAGCACTTGGGCACCGAGGACCTCCGCGCGCTCGAGGCAGGGTTGCCCAATCTCGAGAAACACATCGAGAACGTCAGGCACTTCGGCGTGCCGGCGGTGGTCTCGATCAACCGCCGCAACACCGACACGGATGCCGAGGTGCGCATCATTCACGATTTCGTGAAGAGGCTTGGGCTTCCTGTGGCGATCACCGATGTCTTCGCGCAGGGCGGGGAAGGCGGCGAAGCGTTGGGCGGTGAGCTGCTCGCGTTGCTCGAGAAGAAGAGCTCCGAATTTCGTCCGCTCTATCCGACGAATCTGCCGATCAAGGAAAAGATCGACATCATCGTCAAACAGATTTACGGCGGCGACGGTGCGGACTACTCACCCGAAGCGGATCGCGCGATCACCTACATCGAATCGATCGGACTCGGCAACACGCCGGTGTGCATGGCGAAGACGCAGTATTCGCTCAGCGATGACCCGACGAAGCTCGGCCGTCCGCGCGGGTTCCGCATCGAGGTCAACGTGGTGCGGCCGTCGGCGGGCGCGGGGTTCGTCGTCGCCGAGTGCGGGGACATCATGACGATGCCGGGGTTGCCGAAGGAGCCGGCGGCGGAGAGAATGGCGCGGTTGCCGAGCGGGGAGATCGTCGGGCTGTTCTAG
- the fdhD gene encoding formate dehydrogenase accessory sulfurtransferase FdhD, whose product MAVTDHAHHPLVGLGYAEPSATREFTRLGAEGPVAASADVAEEVPIAFVYNGRPHVVVMGTPGDLEDLATGFSITEGIVRDLAAVERVEVVRASHGIELQIQIPSTDAERLAERSRGLVARTGCGLCGIETINDAMRVPVAVGNALRVTPNAIALSAMDLSRRQRLNNATSTVHAAGWATSDGNVAIVREDVGRHNALDKLLGAAVREGLRDGFIVVTSRASYEMVQKVAALGVELIAAISRPTGLAIRFAEAANVTLVGLVRGSSANVYTNPQRITATVSS is encoded by the coding sequence ATGGCCGTCACTGATCACGCGCATCATCCGCTCGTCGGTCTGGGATACGCCGAGCCATCGGCGACGCGCGAGTTCACTCGGCTTGGCGCCGAGGGGCCGGTCGCGGCGTCGGCAGACGTGGCGGAGGAAGTGCCGATCGCATTCGTGTACAACGGCCGGCCGCACGTCGTGGTGATGGGTACGCCCGGCGATCTCGAGGATCTCGCGACGGGGTTCAGCATCACCGAAGGCATCGTGCGCGATCTCGCGGCCGTCGAGCGCGTCGAGGTGGTGCGCGCGAGTCACGGCATCGAGTTGCAGATTCAAATCCCTTCGACGGATGCCGAGCGACTTGCCGAGCGCTCGCGCGGACTGGTGGCGCGCACCGGCTGTGGGTTGTGCGGCATCGAGACGATCAATGACGCGATGCGTGTGCCGGTCGCCGTCGGCAACGCGCTGCGTGTGACGCCGAATGCGATCGCGTTGTCGGCGATGGACCTGTCGCGGCGCCAGCGATTGAACAACGCGACGAGCACCGTGCACGCCGCCGGTTGGGCGACGAGTGACGGCAACGTTGCGATCGTGCGTGAAGATGTCGGACGTCACAACGCGCTCGACAAATTGCTGGGCGCCGCAGTGCGCGAAGGACTGCGCGACGGATTCATCGTCGTGACGAGCCGCGCGAGTTACGAGATGGTACAGAAAGTCGCCGCGCTCGGCGTCGAGCTGATCGCGGCAATTTCACGACCGACCGGCTTGGCGATTCGATTCGCGGAAGCGGCGAACGTCACGCTGGTCGGGCTGGTGCGGGGCAGTTCGGCCAATGTGTATACGAATCCTCAACGAATAACCGCTACCGTGTCATCCTGA
- a CDS encoding 2Fe-2S iron-sulfur cluster-binding protein, which translates to MSSITAPLVQLQRPTIATDRARRTSTRTIHLTIDGQAVAVREGTTVLAACREIGVEIPTLCFLETLHPVNACRICVVELEGARVLIPACSRAAEDGMVIHTNSPRVKHSRKLVLELLASSVDLSTTPQVAEWLREYSAVPERFGPPAPPAPPGTRDASIPGHHATPNPDVAATVAEPTTIDNDLYVRDYAKCILCYKCVEACGPDHQNTFAIAVAGRGFDARISTEFAVPLPESACVYCGNCIAVCPTGALMAKREFDMRTEGTFDEARQTTTDTICPYCGVGCTLRLHVQDEQIVKAMSPLENTITQGNLCIKGRFGWRFVQNRGEVVVPDAASGNGRH; encoded by the coding sequence GTGAGCTCCATAACAGCGCCGCTCGTCCAACTCCAGCGCCCCACGATCGCCACCGATCGCGCGCGGCGCACCTCCACGCGCACCATCCATCTCACGATCGACGGACAGGCCGTCGCCGTGCGCGAAGGCACGACGGTGCTCGCCGCGTGCCGCGAAATCGGCGTCGAGATTCCGACGCTGTGCTTTCTCGAGACACTGCATCCCGTCAACGCGTGCCGCATCTGCGTCGTCGAGCTCGAGGGCGCCCGCGTGCTGATACCGGCTTGCTCGCGCGCGGCGGAAGACGGGATGGTGATCCACACCAACTCGCCGCGCGTCAAGCACAGTCGCAAGCTCGTGCTCGAGCTGTTGGCGTCGTCGGTCGATCTCTCGACCACGCCGCAAGTCGCCGAGTGGCTGCGCGAGTACAGCGCGGTGCCGGAGCGCTTCGGTCCGCCCGCGCCGCCGGCGCCGCCAGGCACTCGCGATGCGTCGATCCCCGGACATCATGCGACGCCAAATCCCGACGTCGCCGCCACGGTCGCCGAGCCGACGACGATCGACAACGATCTGTACGTGCGCGACTACGCCAAGTGCATTCTCTGCTACAAATGCGTCGAGGCATGCGGACCCGATCATCAGAATACGTTCGCGATCGCGGTCGCCGGGCGCGGATTCGATGCACGCATCTCGACCGAGTTTGCGGTGCCACTTCCCGAATCGGCGTGCGTGTACTGCGGCAACTGCATCGCGGTGTGTCCCACCGGCGCACTGATGGCGAAACGCGAGTTCGACATGCGCACCGAGGGCACGTTCGACGAAGCGCGACAGACGACCACCGACACGATCTGTCCCTATTGCGGCGTCGGCTGCACCTTGCGCTTGCACGTGCAGGATGAGCAAATCGTCAAGGCCATGTCGCCGCTCGAGAACACCATCACGCAGGGCAACCTCTGCATCAAGGGCCGATTCGGTTGGCGCTTCGTGCAGAACCGCGGCGAAGTCGTCGTGCCCGATGCCGCGAGCGGGAATGGCCGTCACTGA
- a CDS encoding NAD(P)H-dependent oxidoreductase subunit E, whose translation MDLHLRHAAPTDDERAAVDAVLGPPRSQWDGGDRDPDRDSHVGFGGREARSRRHMLLPALRALQSRVGWISETGLDYVCARLDVAPAEAWGVATFYALLSTTPRARRVLHVCDDVACRCNGAAELIEQLERTVGPAHAHGPDGDHVSVDPNGAVWMRSPCLGFCDHAPAAFVQEFGAEAREYLTSGIPSAAGDLASRTGDWPFGRDAGSLAALGMTDVPQKGDPALRLLKRVGVIDPTDITAYRTSGGFDALRRAIEIGPDAVIKEVIDSRLMGRGGAAFPTGRKWDAVAKQAAHPHYLICNADESEPGTFKDRVLLDGDPFAIVEAMTIAAFATGCERGFLYIRGEYPLGAERMQHAIDEARTHNFLGADILGRGVTFDIEIRRGAGAYICGEETAIFNSIEGFRGEPRNKPPFPVQAGLFGLPTVVNNVETLANIPLIVLQGGNAFAAGGSELSTGPKLFCLSGHVARPGVYEVPFGKTLREMIALAGGIPDGRSPQAVLLGGAAGVFVGPADLDMPLSFEGARAARATLGSGVIVVFDDTVDMRQILVRIAGFFRDESCGQCVPCRVGTVRQEEALYRIASGKTIGGVAQEIALLDEVGQAMKDASICGLGQTAYAAIESAIHRVGVLK comes from the coding sequence ATGGATCTACACCTGCGGCACGCCGCCCCAACTGATGACGAGCGTGCCGCGGTGGATGCGGTGCTTGGACCTCCGCGATCCCAGTGGGACGGCGGCGATCGCGATCCGGATCGCGATTCACACGTGGGATTCGGCGGCCGCGAAGCACGCTCGCGCCGTCACATGCTGCTTCCGGCGCTGCGCGCACTGCAATCACGCGTCGGATGGATCAGCGAGACGGGGCTCGACTACGTGTGCGCGCGACTCGACGTCGCGCCGGCCGAGGCGTGGGGGGTCGCGACGTTCTATGCGCTCTTGTCGACGACACCGCGCGCGCGCCGCGTACTGCACGTGTGCGACGACGTCGCCTGCCGATGCAACGGCGCCGCCGAGCTGATCGAACAGCTCGAGCGAACCGTCGGACCGGCGCATGCGCATGGTCCCGACGGTGACCACGTCAGCGTCGATCCCAACGGGGCGGTGTGGATGCGCTCGCCGTGTTTAGGATTCTGTGATCACGCGCCGGCGGCGTTCGTGCAGGAATTTGGGGCAGAGGCGAGGGAGTATCTCACTTCTGGCATCCCGAGCGCAGCCGGGGATCTAGCGTCCCGAACCGGGGACTGGCCGTTCGGCCGGGACGCTGGATCCCTCGCTGCGCTCGGGATGACAGACGTTCCGCAAAAGGGCGATCCTGCCCTCCGCCTCCTCAAACGCGTCGGCGTCATCGATCCCACCGACATCACGGCCTATCGGACGAGCGGCGGCTTCGACGCACTCCGCCGGGCCATCGAGATCGGCCCCGACGCGGTCATCAAGGAAGTCATCGACTCGCGCCTCATGGGCCGCGGCGGCGCCGCGTTTCCCACCGGCCGCAAATGGGACGCGGTCGCCAAGCAGGCCGCGCACCCGCACTATCTGATCTGCAACGCCGATGAGTCCGAGCCCGGCACGTTCAAGGACCGCGTACTGCTCGACGGGGATCCGTTCGCGATCGTCGAAGCGATGACCATCGCCGCGTTCGCCACCGGCTGCGAGCGCGGGTTTCTCTACATTCGGGGCGAATATCCGCTGGGCGCAGAGCGAATGCAGCATGCCATCGACGAAGCGCGCACCCACAACTTCCTCGGCGCCGACATCCTCGGCCGCGGCGTCACCTTCGACATCGAGATCCGCCGCGGCGCCGGCGCCTACATCTGCGGCGAAGAGACGGCGATCTTCAACTCGATCGAGGGATTTCGCGGCGAGCCGCGCAACAAGCCGCCCTTTCCGGTGCAGGCGGGGTTGTTCGGTCTGCCGACCGTCGTCAACAACGTCGAGACATTGGCGAACATTCCACTTATAGTATTACAGGGTGGTAATGCGTTCGCCGCCGGCGGCAGCGAGCTGTCGACCGGGCCAAAGCTGTTCTGTCTGAGCGGGCACGTCGCGCGGCCAGGCGTTTATGAGGTGCCGTTCGGCAAGACGCTACGCGAGATGATCGCGCTCGCCGGCGGGATTCCCGACGGGCGATCGCCGCAGGCCGTGCTCCTCGGCGGCGCGGCCGGCGTGTTCGTCGGGCCCGCCGACCTCGACATGCCGCTTTCGTTCGAGGGCGCCCGCGCGGCCAGGGCCACGCTCGGCTCCGGCGTGATCGTGGTGTTCGACGATACCGTGGACATGCGGCAGATTCTCGTGCGCATCGCGGGATTCTTCCGCGACGAATCGTGCGGCCAATGCGTGCCGTGCCGCGTGGGAACCGTGCGGCAGGAAGAGGCGTTGTATCGCATTGCCAGCGGAAAGACGATTGGCGGCGTAGCTCAGGAGATCGCGCTGCTCGACGAGGTTGGCCAGGCGATGAAAGACGCATCGATCTGCGGGCTCGGCCAAACCGCCTACGCGGCGATCGAGTCGGCAATCCATCGAGTTGGAGTATTGAAGTAA